A single Muntiacus reevesi chromosome 9, mMunRee1.1, whole genome shotgun sequence DNA region contains:
- the LOC136174912 gene encoding olfactory receptor 56A3-like — protein MTSHRNGSTGVSEFLLNCFVKSPSWQLWLSLPLSLLFLLAMGANATLLITIRLEASLHEPMYYLLSLLSLLDMVLCLTVIPKVLAIFWFDLRSISFVACFIQMYIMNCFLAMESCTFMVMAYDRYVAICHPLRYPSIITNQFIAKVAIFILARNALLTMSVPILSARLHYCGRNVIENCICANMSVSRLSCDDVTINRLLQFAGGWTLLGSDLILIFLSYTLILRAVLRFKAEGAVVKALSTCGSHFILILFFSTILLVFVLTHVAKKKVSPDVPVLLNVLHHVIPAALNPIVYGVRTQEIKQGIQRLLKKGW, from the coding sequence ATGACATCTCACAGAAATGGCTCCACTGGGGTTTCAGAATTCCTCCTGAATTGCTTTGTCAAGTCCCCCAGCTGGCAGCTCTGGCTTTCTCTGCCCCTCAGCCTCCTTTTTCTTCTGGCCATGGGGGCCAATGCCACTCTCCTGATCACCATCCGGCTGGAGGCTTCTCTGCATGAACCCATGTACTATCTGCTCAGCCTCCTCTCCCTGCTGGACATGGTGCTCTGCCTGACCGTCATCCCCAAGGTCCTGGCCATCTTCTGGTTTGATCTCAGGTCCATCAGCTTTGTCGCCTGTTTCATTCAGATGTATATCATGAATTGCTTTCTTGCCATGGAGTCCTGCACATTCATGGTTATGGCCTacgaccgctatgtggccatctgccatcCACTGAGATACCCATCCATCATCACTAACCAATTTATAGCCAAGGTGGCCATTTTCATCTTGGCCAGAAATGCACTTCTAACTATGTCTGTTCCCATCCTCTCTGCTCGACTCCATTATTGTGGGAGAAATGTCATTGAGAACTGCATCTGCGCCAATATGTCTGTCTCCAGACTCTCCTGTGATGATGTTACTATCAATCGTCTCCTCCAATTTGCTGGAGGCTGGACTCTGCTGGGGTCTGACCTCATCCTCATCTTCCTCTCCTACACCCTCATACTAAGGGCTGTTCTGAGATTCAAGGCAGAAGGAGCTGTTGTAAAGGCCTTAAGCACATGTGGCTCCCACTTCATCCTGATCCTCTTCTTCAGCACCATCCTCCTGGTCTTTGTCCTCACTCATGTGGCAAAGAAGAAAGTGTCCCCTGATGTGCCAGTGTTGCTCAATGTCCTCCACCATGTCATCCCTGCAGCCCTCAACCCCATTGTCTATGGGGTGCGAACCCAGGAGATCAAGCAAGGAATCCAGAGGTTACTGAAGAAAGGATGGTAA